The following are encoded together in the Desulfatiglans sp. genome:
- a CDS encoding SLC13 family permease, which yields MNIDIIIVLSILFMTALLLIVDKLRIDIVSVLCMLSLAWTGILSPSEVLSGFSSNAVITMIAVMILGRGISRTGLMARFSQLTLRFTGSSRPRIITVLSVASGIMSGFVQNIGAAALFLPSIMNISRSRKIPASGLIMPVGFAIILGGSLTMIGSGPLMLVNDFLTGSSLSPYKLFSVTPLGLSLLFSYLLFFLLLSKYLLRQNRTKEETDGLQARLLEEWGLSSNIRYYKLSEKSPLIGKSLEDAGIWDEYNLNIIAVSRDKSVEYAPWRETRFDSGQIVAILGKEQNTENFAAAHDLVPVARPKRLNMLDDTTGAGFAEVVVPPRSGIAGHSIKNFGLRRHYGIEPVLLYHRGEKVKGNFSDVEIQPGDIFIVHGLWEKIADMKRSHDFVIITPIEIEEKDVSRAWIALLCFAISAGLAVAGFSIPVSFMSGGIAMVLTGVLPIDEAYNAIDWKVVFFMAGLIPLGIAMQKTGTALFIAEGIISRIHGSHIFIILMAISGITVLFSLFMSNVGAAVILFPMVISMASTMNIDPRPLALLVAVSTSNSFILPTHQVNALYKTPGGYRNMDYVKSGGGLTLLYLAVVVTVIYLFYL from the coding sequence TGACTGCGCTTTTACTTATTGTTGACAAATTGCGTATTGATATCGTTTCAGTTCTCTGTATGCTTTCCCTTGCATGGACTGGCATCCTGAGTCCCTCCGAGGTTTTGTCAGGGTTTTCATCCAATGCAGTTATAACCATGATAGCAGTGATGATCCTTGGGAGGGGCATCTCACGAACAGGCCTGATGGCAAGGTTTTCTCAGTTGACTCTTAGATTTACCGGTAGCAGCCGCCCCAGAATTATCACAGTGCTCTCTGTTGCATCAGGAATAATGTCCGGTTTTGTTCAGAACATTGGCGCAGCAGCCCTGTTTCTGCCATCAATCATGAATATCTCCCGCAGCAGGAAGATACCTGCTTCAGGGCTTATCATGCCTGTTGGTTTTGCGATTATCCTGGGCGGCTCTCTTACCATGATCGGATCAGGCCCGCTTATGCTGGTGAATGATTTCCTCACAGGATCTTCTCTTTCTCCATATAAGCTTTTTTCGGTCACACCTCTGGGTCTCAGCCTTCTCTTCTCATACCTTCTCTTTTTTTTATTGCTCAGCAAATATCTTCTTCGGCAAAACAGAACAAAAGAAGAGACAGACGGGTTACAGGCCAGGCTTTTAGAGGAATGGGGGCTCTCTTCAAACATCCGCTATTACAAGCTTAGCGAAAAGAGCCCATTGATAGGCAAATCCCTTGAAGATGCGGGGATATGGGATGAATATAATCTTAATATTATTGCCGTAAGCAGGGATAAATCTGTGGAGTATGCACCTTGGAGGGAGACCAGGTTCGACTCCGGTCAGATTGTGGCCATCCTGGGAAAGGAGCAGAATACTGAAAATTTTGCAGCCGCGCATGACCTTGTCCCGGTTGCAAGGCCCAAAAGATTAAATATGCTGGATGACACAACCGGGGCCGGATTCGCTGAGGTGGTTGTGCCTCCACGCTCCGGGATCGCGGGTCACTCCATTAAAAATTTCGGTCTGAGACGGCATTACGGGATTGAGCCGGTTCTCCTGTATCACAGGGGCGAAAAGGTAAAAGGTAATTTTTCCGATGTTGAAATACAACCTGGAGACATATTTATTGTCCATGGCCTGTGGGAGAAGATTGCTGACATGAAGAGGAGCCATGATTTTGTAATTATTACACCGATCGAAATAGAGGAAAAAGATGTTTCAAGGGCATGGATTGCGCTTTTATGTTTCGCAATTTCAGCCGGGCTGGCAGTTGCAGGGTTCTCGATTCCCGTATCCTTCATGTCAGGGGGAATTGCAATGGTTCTGACAGGTGTATTACCCATAGATGAGGCATACAATGCCATTGACTGGAAGGTGGTATTTTTTATGGCAGGGCTCATCCCCCTGGGCATAGCCATGCAGAAAACAGGCACAGCATTATTTATTGCTGAGGGCATAATTTCAAGGATTCATGGAAGCCATATCTTTATCATACTTATGGCAATATCAGGGATAACTGTGCTGTTTTCACTTTTTATGTCTAATGTGGGCGCGGCAGTTATCCTGTTTCCAATGGTGATCAGCATGGCCAGTACCATGAATATTGACCCCCGCCCACTTGCGCTGCTTGTGGCTGTCTCCACCTCCAACTCATTTATACTTCCGACTCACCAGGTAAACGCACTCTATAAGACGCCGGGAGGGTACAGAAACATGGATTATGTAAAATCAGGGGGCGGATTGACCCTGCTATATCTGGCAGTTGTTGTAACTGTAATTTACCTTTTTTATCTATAA
- a CDS encoding MBL fold metallo-hydrolase, translated as MLLKHFFLEKIAHSSYILAGSKSCAVIDPRRDADLYINEARQMGVRITHILETHLHADFISGHMDLAAKTGAKIYAPKSGKCTFEHVAVSEGDSFTIEDMKLDVLETPGHTPEHIVYVVTDQSRGTSPIGAFVGDVMFVGDVGRPDLFPDIAEELAGKLYHSLHDKLLKLPDYCEIYPAHGAGSLCGRAMGAKWTSTIGYERNFNPSLKIKDKNKFIQSLTSNMPPAPDHFSRCSDINRKGPEMLSRLPGMEELTAPEFKERMQAKGCLVLDTRSYPAFAGFHIPGSWHLDIGGNFPTFAGWVIPPDRDILIVADTYQDAANARLWMQRVGIDRTAAYLGGGMQGWINNGYQTGTISLISAEYLYNLVNKDKKSFTLVDVRAPLEYETAHIEGSVNIPAPELRFRSDEIKKEKPVYLICSTGNRSSLAASILKQNGFTDVYHVPGGMTGYSAAGYIK; from the coding sequence ATGCTTTTAAAACACTTTTTTTTAGAAAAAATCGCTCACAGTTCATATATCCTTGCAGGCAGCAAGAGCTGCGCTGTGATAGATCCCAGACGGGATGCAGACCTCTACATCAACGAGGCACGCCAAATGGGAGTAAGGATTACTCATATACTTGAAACCCACCTGCATGCGGACTTTATCTCTGGTCACATGGACCTGGCAGCAAAGACAGGGGCAAAAATATATGCGCCCAAATCAGGCAAATGCACATTTGAACATGTTGCAGTATCAGAGGGTGACAGCTTTACTATCGAAGATATGAAGCTGGATGTACTTGAGACACCGGGTCATACCCCTGAACATATTGTATATGTGGTTACTGATCAGTCGCGGGGCACCTCCCCCATTGGGGCCTTTGTGGGAGATGTAATGTTCGTGGGTGACGTTGGAAGGCCTGACCTCTTTCCGGATATTGCTGAAGAGCTTGCAGGTAAACTCTATCACAGTCTTCATGACAAGCTGCTTAAACTGCCTGATTACTGTGAGATATATCCTGCCCATGGCGCCGGCTCTCTTTGCGGAAGGGCAATGGGCGCAAAATGGACCTCTACCATAGGTTATGAAAGGAACTTTAATCCGAGCCTTAAGATTAAAGACAAGAATAAATTCATTCAGTCTCTTACCTCCAATATGCCCCCGGCCCCTGACCACTTCAGCAGGTGTAGTGATATCAACAGGAAGGGGCCTGAAATGCTTTCCAGACTTCCGGGGATGGAGGAACTCACTGCCCCCGAATTTAAAGAGAGGATGCAGGCAAAGGGGTGCCTGGTGCTGGACACCCGGAGTTATCCCGCCTTTGCCGGTTTTCACATACCAGGTTCATGGCACCTTGATATTGGCGGCAATTTCCCCACCTTTGCCGGTTGGGTAATACCCCCTGACAGGGATATCCTTATTGTGGCTGACACTTATCAGGATGCAGCCAATGCGAGGCTTTGGATGCAGCGGGTGGGCATTGACCGCACAGCAGCATACCTTGGCGGCGGTATGCAGGGCTGGATAAACAATGGATATCAGACAGGGACTATAAGCCTGATCTCAGCCGAATATCTGTACAACCTTGTAAATAAGGATAAAAAATCCTTTACGCTGGTTGATGTGCGCGCCCCCCTTGAATATGAGACCGCACATATAGAGGGTTCCGTGAATATCCCTGCCCCTGAACTGCGATTTCGCAGTGATGAAATAAAAAAGGAGAAACCTGTTTATCTCATCTGCAGCACAGGCAACAGATCAAGCCTTGCAGCCAGTATACTGAAGCAGAATGGATTCACTGATGTGTATCATGTGCCCGGAGGCATGACCGGATACAGCGCGGCA